One genomic segment of Cellulophaga sp. HaHaR_3_176 includes these proteins:
- a CDS encoding acyl-CoA dehydrogenase family protein, producing MAEKEILRGGQFLVKETNCEDIFTLEDLSEEQKMMRDSTKEFVDRELWAHWERFEKKDYAYTEETMRKAGELGLLSVAVPESYGGMGMGFVSTMLVCDYISGATGSFSTAFGAHTGIGTMPITLYGTEEQKQKYVPKLASGEWFGAYCLTEPGAGSDANSGKTKAVLSDDGKHYSITGQKMWISNAGFCSVFIVFARIGDDKNITGFIVENDPSNGISLGDEEKKLGIHSSSTRQVFFNETKVSVENMLSDRGNGFKIAMNALNVGRIKLAAACLDAQRRVIGEATKYANERIQFKTPIMNFGAIKAKIANMATNIYADESAAYRAAKNIEDRIAMREAAGNSHQEAELKGVEEYAIECSILKVAVSEDCQSTTDEGIQIFGGMGFSADTPMESAWRDSRIARIYEGTNEINRMLAVGMLVKKAMKGHVDLLGPATKVGEELMGIPSFDAPDFSELFAEEKDLIARLKKVFLMVAGSAVQKYGPELENHQQLMMSASDILIEIYMAESTILRTEKNAKRFGETEQATQIAMSKLYLYTAVDTVIQKGKEAVVSFAEGDEQRMMLMGLKRFTKYTNNPNVVALRTQIADKVAADNGYTFD from the coding sequence ATGGCAGAAAAAGAAATACTTAGAGGTGGTCAATTCCTTGTTAAGGAAACAAATTGTGAAGACATTTTTACTCTTGAAGATTTATCTGAAGAGCAAAAAATGATGCGTGATAGTACTAAGGAGTTTGTAGACCGCGAACTTTGGGCGCATTGGGAACGTTTCGAGAAAAAAGATTATGCATATACTGAAGAAACCATGCGTAAAGCTGGTGAGTTAGGTTTACTAAGTGTAGCTGTACCTGAATCTTATGGAGGAATGGGAATGGGCTTTGTTTCAACAATGTTAGTGTGTGATTATATTTCTGGAGCAACTGGTTCTTTCAGTACTGCTTTTGGTGCTCATACAGGAATTGGGACAATGCCAATTACACTTTATGGTACTGAAGAACAGAAACAAAAATATGTACCTAAATTAGCTTCTGGTGAGTGGTTTGGTGCATATTGTTTAACTGAGCCTGGTGCTGGATCAGATGCTAATTCAGGAAAAACAAAAGCTGTTTTATCTGATGATGGTAAGCACTATAGTATTACTGGTCAAAAAATGTGGATTTCAAATGCAGGTTTCTGCAGTGTTTTTATAGTTTTTGCTAGAATTGGTGATGATAAAAATATTACAGGATTTATTGTAGAGAATGATCCTTCTAACGGTATTTCTTTAGGTGATGAAGAAAAGAAATTAGGAATCCATTCTTCTTCTACACGCCAAGTTTTCTTTAATGAAACAAAAGTTTCTGTTGAAAATATGCTTTCAGATAGAGGTAATGGCTTTAAAATAGCTATGAATGCACTTAATGTTGGTAGAATTAAATTGGCTGCTGCCTGTTTAGATGCACAACGTCGTGTAATTGGTGAGGCTACTAAATATGCAAATGAGCGTATTCAATTTAAAACACCAATAATGAATTTTGGTGCTATAAAAGCTAAAATAGCAAATATGGCTACTAATATTTATGCTGATGAATCTGCTGCATATAGAGCTGCTAAAAATATTGAAGATAGAATTGCAATGCGTGAAGCTGCAGGAAACTCTCATCAAGAGGCGGAACTAAAAGGTGTTGAAGAATATGCTATCGAATGTTCTATTTTAAAAGTAGCTGTGTCTGAAGATTGCCAAAGTACTACCGATGAAGGTATTCAAATTTTTGGAGGAATGGGCTTTAGCGCAGATACTCCAATGGAATCTGCTTGGAGAGATTCTCGTATCGCTCGTATTTACGAAGGTACAAATGAGATTAACCGTATGTTAGCTGTAGGTATGCTTGTTAAAAAAGCAATGAAAGGTCATGTTGATCTTTTAGGTCCTGCAACTAAAGTTGGTGAAGAATTAATGGGTATACCTTCTTTCGACGCTCCTGATTTTTCTGAGCTTTTTGCTGAAGAAAAAGACTTAATAGCTAGATTGAAAAAAGTATTTTTAATGGTAGCTGGTTCTGCTGTTCAAAAATATGGTCCTGAATTAGAAAATCACCAACAATTGATGATGTCAGCTTCTGATATATTAATTGAAATATACATGGCAGAATCTACCATATTAAGAACTGAGAAAAATGCAAAACGATTTGGAGAAACTGAACAAGCTACACAAATTGCAATGTCTAAATTATACTTATATACCGCTGTAGATACTGTTAT
- a CDS encoding acetyl-CoA C-acyltransferase, which produces MKTAYIVKAYRTAVGKAPKGVFRFKRADELAAETIQHMISEVPQLDKKRIDDVIVGNAMPEGSQGLNMARLISLMGLDIVDVPGVTVNRFCSSGIETIGIATAKIQSGMADCIIAGGAESMSSVPMTGNKPELNYDLVKSGHEDYYWGMGNTAEAVANQFKVSREDQDEFAYNSHMKALKAQAEDRFQDQIVPIKVDQTYVDENGKKATKSYTVNKDEGPRKGTSKEALAGLRAVFAAGGSVTAGNSSQMSDGAAFVLIMSEEMVKELNIEPIARLVNYAAAGVEPRIMGIGPVKAIPKALKQAGLKQEDIELIELNEAFASQSLAVMRELNLNQDIVNVNGGAIALGHPLGCTGAKLSVQLFDEMRKRSMQGKYGMVTMCVGTGQGAAGIFEFLK; this is translated from the coding sequence ATGAAAACAGCATATATAGTAAAAGCATATAGAACAGCAGTAGGAAAAGCACCTAAGGGAGTTTTTCGTTTTAAAAGAGCTGATGAATTAGCTGCTGAAACCATTCAGCATATGATAAGTGAAGTACCTCAACTAGACAAAAAACGTATTGATGATGTTATCGTTGGTAACGCAATGCCTGAAGGTTCTCAAGGATTAAATATGGCTCGATTAATCTCACTTATGGGATTAGATATCGTAGATGTACCCGGTGTAACAGTTAACCGTTTTTGTTCTTCTGGAATTGAAACTATTGGTATAGCAACAGCTAAAATTCAATCTGGTATGGCCGATTGTATTATTGCTGGTGGTGCAGAAAGCATGAGCTCAGTTCCTATGACAGGAAATAAACCTGAACTAAATTATGATTTAGTAAAATCTGGTCATGAAGATTATTACTGGGGAATGGGAAACACTGCTGAAGCAGTTGCTAACCAATTTAAAGTATCAAGAGAAGACCAAGATGAGTTTGCTTACAACTCACATATGAAAGCTTTAAAGGCACAAGCAGAAGATCGTTTTCAAGATCAGATTGTTCCTATAAAAGTAGATCAAACCTATGTAGATGAAAATGGTAAAAAAGCAACAAAAAGCTATACCGTTAATAAAGATGAAGGCCCTAGAAAAGGAACTAGTAAAGAAGCTTTAGCAGGTTTAAGAGCTGTTTTTGCTGCAGGCGGTAGTGTTACTGCTGGTAATTCATCTCAAATGAGTGATGGTGCTGCTTTTGTTTTAATCATGAGTGAAGAAATGGTTAAAGAGTTGAATATTGAACCAATTGCTCGTTTAGTTAATTACGCTGCTGCTGGTGTAGAGCCACGTATTATGGGAATTGGTCCTGTAAAGGCTATTCCGAAAGCATTAAAACAAGCAGGATTAAAACAAGAAGATATTGAGCTTATAGAATTGAATGAAGCCTTTGCTTCACAATCTTTAGCAGTAATGCGTGAGTTAAATTTAAATCAAGACATCGTTAACGTAAATGGTGGTGCTATTGCTTTAGGACACCCATTAGGTTGTACTGGTGCTAAACTTTCTGTTCAATTATTTGATGAAATGCGTAAGCGTAGCATGCAAGGTAAATACGGAATGGTAACCATGTGCGTAGGTACGGGGCAGGGTGCTGCTGGTATTTTTGAATTTTTAAAATAA
- a CDS encoding 3-hydroxyacyl-CoA dehydrogenase/enoyl-CoA hydratase family protein, which yields MNKHIKKVAVIGSGIMGSGIACHFANIGVEVLLLDIVPRELDEKEKAKGLTLQDKAVRNRLVNNSLVTALKSKPSPIYHQKFADRITTGNLEDDISKVSKVDWIIEVVVERLDIKKIVFENLEKHRTPGTLITSNTSGIPIHFMSEGRSEDFQKHFCGTHFFNPARYLKLFEIIPGPKTSPEVLDFLNGYGEQFLGKTSVIAKDTPAFIGNRIGIFSIQSLFHMVKDMGMTVEEVDKLTGPVIGRPKSATFRTVDVVGLDTLVHVANGIADNCKDDEKLDLFKLPAFINTMMENKWLGSKTGQGFYKKSKDAKGKTEILTLDLDTMEYRSSKRASFATLELTKTIDKVADRFKVLVAGKDKAGEFYRKSFAALFAYVSHRIPEITDELYKIDDAMKAGFGWEHGPFQIWDAIGIEKGLEIIKAEGETPAVWVNEMVAAGNKSFYSVKEGASYYYDIPKKSVEKIPGQDSFIILDNIRKSKEVFKNSGVVVEDLGDGILNVEFQSKMNTIGGDVLAGLNKAIDIAEKDFQGLVVGNQAPNFSVGANIGMIFMMAVEQEYDELNMAIKMFQDTMMRMRYSAIPTVSAPHGMALGGGCELSLHADKVVAAAETYIGLVEFGVGVIPGGGGSKEFALRAQDLFHKNDVELNVLQEYFLTIGMAKVSTSAYEAFDLGILKHGKDIVVVNKDRQIATAKAHAKLMAEAGYTQPVKRKDIKVLGKQALGMFLVGTDSMEDSKYISEHDKKIANKLAYVMAGGDLSEPTLVTEQYLLDLEREAFLSLCTERKTLERIQHMLKTGKPLRN from the coding sequence ATGAATAAGCATATTAAAAAAGTAGCAGTTATCGGCTCAGGAATAATGGGAAGTGGCATAGCGTGTCATTTTGCAAATATCGGAGTTGAAGTTTTATTATTAGATATCGTACCTAGAGAGCTTGATGAAAAAGAAAAAGCTAAAGGGTTAACCTTACAAGATAAGGCTGTACGTAATCGATTAGTTAATAACTCTTTAGTTACTGCTTTAAAATCTAAACCATCCCCTATCTATCACCAGAAATTTGCTGATAGAATTACTACTGGTAATTTAGAAGATGATATTTCTAAAGTATCTAAAGTAGATTGGATTATTGAGGTTGTAGTAGAAAGATTAGATATTAAAAAGATTGTTTTTGAAAATCTTGAAAAACATAGAACACCTGGTACTCTTATAACATCAAACACATCAGGCATTCCTATACATTTTATGAGCGAAGGTCGCAGTGAAGATTTCCAGAAACATTTCTGTGGAACTCACTTTTTTAACCCCGCTCGTTATTTAAAACTTTTTGAAATTATCCCTGGTCCCAAAACTTCGCCCGAAGTATTAGACTTTTTAAATGGGTACGGAGAGCAATTCTTAGGTAAAACTTCGGTAATTGCTAAAGATACTCCTGCATTTATAGGTAACAGAATAGGAATTTTTAGTATTCAAAGTCTTTTCCATATGGTAAAAGATATGGGTATGACTGTTGAAGAAGTAGACAAGCTAACAGGACCTGTAATTGGTCGTCCAAAATCTGCAACCTTTAGAACAGTCGATGTTGTTGGTTTAGATACATTAGTGCATGTTGCTAATGGTATTGCTGATAATTGTAAGGACGATGAAAAATTAGACCTATTTAAACTACCAGCCTTCATCAATACTATGATGGAAAATAAATGGTTGGGAAGTAAAACAGGGCAAGGTTTTTATAAGAAATCAAAAGATGCTAAAGGGAAAACAGAAATCTTAACGCTAGATTTAGATACGATGGAGTATCGTTCTAGTAAGAGAGCAAGTTTTGCTACATTAGAACTAACAAAGACTATAGATAAAGTAGCTGACCGTTTCAAAGTTTTAGTAGCTGGAAAAGATAAGGCTGGCGAATTTTACAGGAAAAGTTTTGCTGCATTATTTGCTTACGTTTCTCATAGAATTCCTGAAATAACTGATGAGCTTTACAAGATTGATGATGCGATGAAAGCTGGTTTCGGCTGGGAACATGGTCCTTTTCAAATTTGGGATGCAATTGGTATCGAAAAAGGGTTAGAAATTATAAAAGCTGAAGGTGAAACTCCTGCTGTTTGGGTTAATGAAATGGTGGCTGCCGGTAACAAATCTTTTTACTCAGTAAAAGAAGGTGCATCATATTATTATGATATTCCTAAAAAATCAGTAGAAAAAATACCTGGACAAGATTCATTTATCATTTTAGATAATATTAGAAAATCAAAAGAGGTATTTAAAAATAGTGGTGTTGTTGTTGAAGATTTAGGTGATGGAATTTTAAATGTAGAGTTCCAATCTAAAATGAATACAATTGGAGGAGATGTTCTTGCGGGATTAAATAAAGCAATTGATATTGCTGAGAAAGATTTTCAAGGTTTGGTTGTTGGAAATCAAGCTCCAAACTTTTCAGTTGGTGCTAATATCGGAATGATATTTATGATGGCCGTTGAGCAAGAATATGATGAATTGAACATGGCTATCAAAATGTTTCAAGACACTATGATGCGTATGCGCTACTCTGCAATACCAACAGTTTCTGCACCACATGGGATGGCTTTAGGTGGTGGTTGTGAATTGTCTTTACATGCCGATAAAGTTGTTGCTGCCGCTGAAACCTATATTGGTTTAGTTGAATTCGGAGTTGGTGTTATCCCTGGTGGTGGTGGCTCTAAAGAATTTGCTTTGAGAGCTCAAGATTTATTTCACAAAAATGATGTAGAGTTAAACGTACTTCAAGAGTACTTTTTAACAATTGGTATGGCTAAAGTTTCTACTTCAGCTTACGAAGCTTTTGACTTAGGAATACTAAAACATGGTAAAGATATTGTTGTTGTAAATAAAGATCGCCAGATAGCGACAGCTAAAGCTCATGCTAAATTAATGGCTGAAGCGGGTTATACCCAACCTGTTAAAAGAAAAGATATTAAAGTACTTGGGAAGCAAGCCTTAGGTATGTTTTTGGTGGGTACTGACTCTATGGAGGACAGTAAATATATAAGTGAGCATGATAAGAAAATTGCAAACAAGTTGGCATATGTAATGGCTGGTGGTGATTTATCTGAACCTACGTTGGTTACTGAGCAATATTTATTGGATTTAGAGCGTGAAGCTTTTTTATCGCTTTGTACTGAACGTAAAACGTTAGAAAGAATTCAACACATGTTAAAAACAGGTAAACCTTTAAGAAACTAG